ATGATTATCGTCGTGGGCGTTTAACCAACCACAAAAAATTTGATGAAGCAACGGCGATTTTAGCAGGAGATAGCCTCTTTTTAGACCCATTTGGTTTGGTGGCAAATGCTGCGCTATCAGCTGATACCAAAGTTTGTTTGATTGCAGAATTATCACAAGCTTCAGGCACTTATGGCATGGTTGGTGGACAAATGCTTGATATGAAAGGCGAAGAGCGTAAGCTTAATCTTTCAGAATTGCAATTGATTCATGCAAATAAAACAGGGAAATTATTGACTTTTCCAGTTGTGGCGGCAGGAATTGTTGCGAATTTATCAGCTGATGATTTAAAGTCATTGCGCGAAGCAGGTAGCTTGGTTGGGTTAGCTTTCCAAGTTCGTGATGATATTTTAGATGTGACAGCAACATTTGAAGAAATTGGAAAAACGCCGAAAAAAGATTTGCTTGCCGATAAGGTGACTTATCCAAGCTTGCTTGGTTTAGAAAAATCATATGACATTTTGAATCAATCAATCGACCAAGTGCTAGCTATTTTCCAAAAACTTTCGGAAACACAAGCGTTCAATGCAGGAAAAATCACTGAAATGATAGAAAGGTTGCGACTACATGCCTAAGGAAAGAGTTGATGTGCTTGCCTATAAACAAGGGCTTTTTGAAACACGTGAACAAGCAAAACGTGGTGTCATGGCAGGTTTGGTTGTCAATGTGATTAATGGTGAGCGCTATGACAAACCAGGTGAGAAGATTGACGACGGGACGGAGCTAAAGCTCAAAGGTGAAAAATTAAAATACGTTAGCCGTGGTGGGCTGAAATTGGAAAAAGCTTTACAAGTTTTTGAGATTTCTGTTGACGGTCAAACGACAATCGACATCGGTGCTTCAACAGGTGGTTTTACCGATGTAATGCTTCAAAATGGGGCAAAACTTGTCTATGCGGTTGATGTTGGTACCAATCAATTGGTTTGGAAACTTCGTCAGGATGAACGTGTTCGTAGCATGGAGCAGTATAATTTCCGCTATGCTGAATTGGCGGATTTTACAGAAGGTCAACCGACTTTTGCTAGTATCGACGTTAGTTTTATCTCTTTGAATTTGATTTTACCAGCGCTTCACAATATTTTAGCTGATAATGGTCAAGTTGTGGCTCTTATCAAACCACAATTTGAGGCAGGACGTGAGCAGATTGGTAAAAATGGAATTGTTCGTGATAAAGCTGTTCATCAAAAAGTTTTGGAAAATGTGATAGATTTTGCTCTAAATTACGGATTTACGGTTAAAGGGCTTGATTTTTCACCGATTCAAGGTGGACATGGTAACATTGAATTTTTGGTTCATTTGGAAAAATCAACTGATGCTCAAAATTTAGTGACTGCCATGATTTCAGAAATTGTAGAAAAGGCACATAAGGAATTTAAAGATGAAAAAGAGTGAACGTTTAGAATTAATCAAAAAAATTATTGCTGAAAATGCTGTTGAGACACAGCATGATTTGCTAAAATTGCTTGAAGCAGAAGGTTTGACATTAACGCAAGCTACTGTTTCACGTGACATGAATGAAATTGGTATCATCAAAGTACCGTCACCTGAAGGTCCTTATATTTATGGGCTTTCAAAAGATAAAACCAAAAAAGTTGGTCAAGTTTCTGTGCCAATTAAAAGTACTGTTGTTGCGATTTCAGAAGAAACAGCAGGACTTGAAAACATGATTAATCTTGATGTGATTCCAGGAAACAGCCGTTTGATTAAACGCTTCTTGTTGGAAGATTTTAAAGATGTGATTTTCAGTATTATTGCTGATGATGATAGTTTGTTAGTAGTTGCCAAAACAGCTGAAGGAGCAGCAACAATTCGCCAAGAAGTGCTTAAATGGATGAAAGACCGTAACTAAGGGAGGTCACCCAATGCTTTTAGAAATTTCCATTAAAAATTTTGCCATTATCGAAGAAATCTCGCTCACTTTTGAAAATGGTATGACGGTTTTGACAGGGGAAACTGGAGCGGGGAAATCGATTATTATTGATGCCATGAACCTCATGTTGGGGGCGCGGGCTAGTCTTGACGTTATTCGTCATGGGGCTAACAAGGCTGAAATTGAAGGGCTTTTTTCGGTTGGTGAAAATCCTGCGCTCACACAGATTTTGGAAGAAAATGGCATCGATGTGACAGAAGAATTGATTATTCGCCGTGACATTCTGCAAAATGGTCGTTCTATCGGTCGTATCAACGGACAAATGGTGAATCTGTCAACGTTACGTGCCGTTGGGCAGTATCTCGTTGATATTCATGGGCAGCATGACCAAGAAGAATTGATGAAGCCCAATATGCACATTCGGATGTTGGATGAATTTGGTAATGAACAGTTTGCTGATGTCAAAAAACATTATCAAGAGCTTTTTGAAAGCTATCGTCAATTGCGTAAGCGTGTCGTGACCAAGCAAAAAAATGAACAAGAGCATAAAGCGCGTATTGAAATGCTAGAATTTCAGATAGCAGAGATTGAAGCGGCAGCCTTGAAAGCTGGTGAGGACCAAGTGCTCAACCAAAAACGTGATAAATTGCTTAATCATAAAAACATTGCAGATACGTTGACCAATGCTTATGTCATGCTTGATGACGAAGAATTTTCAAGTCTGTCTAACATTCGTTCAGCCATGAATGATTTGATGACGCTCGAAGAATTTGATGCGGACTATAAAGAAATGTCAGCCAACGTTTCAGAAGCTTACTATATCTTAGAAGAAGTCACGAAACACCTAGGTGATGTCATTGATGACCTTGATTTTGATGCGGGAAGCTTGCAACAAATCGAGTTGCGCCTAGAGGTGATTTATAGCATTACACGCAAATATGGCGGTAGTGTTGATGATGTTTTAGAGTATTATGATAATATCACCAAGGAATACAATCTTTTGACTGGAAGTGATGAGTCATCTGATGATATGGAAAAAGCCCTTAAGCGCTTGGAAAAAAGATTGATTGTTGCTGCTGAAAAACTCAGTCAAGAACGTCATTCCTTGGCCAAAGATTTGGAAGCTGAAATCAAGCAAGAATTGGCTGATTTGTACATGGAAAAGGCTGATTTTCAAGTCCAATTCACCAAAGGGAAATTTAATCGTGATGGCAATGAGGCTGTTGAATTTTACATTTCAACAAACCCCGGCGAAGGTTTCAAACCACTCGTTAAAGTTGCGTCTGGCGGTGAAATTTCTCGCTTGATGTTGGCTATTAAATCGGCATTTTCACGTAAAGAGGACAAGACAAGTATCGTCTTTGACGAAGTGGATACTGGTGTATCTGGTCGCGTTGCGCAAGCTATTGCTCAAAAAATCTATAAAATCGGAAGTAACGGACAAGTCTTGGCAATATCGCATTTACCACAAGTGATTGCTATTGCTGATTATCAGTTCTTTATCGAAAAACGCAGTGATGAAAATACGACTGTTTCAACGGTTCGCTTGTTGACCGAAGAAGAACGGGTGGAAGAAATTGCTAAAATGCTTGCTGGTAGCGATATTACCGAAATGGCGCGCGAACAAGCTCGCGAACTTTTGAAGAAATAAAATTGAAGCCACAAGGCTTCTTTTTTGCGCAATTAGACTTTCTCTGATAAAATCTCCCCTAAGTTTTAAAAATTTGGTATAATTAATTTTAGAATAAAATTTAGATATAAGTATTGAAAGTATGATAGGATAGAAAATGAGTAAAATTAAAATTGTTACGGATTCCTCTTTAACTATTGAACCTGAGTTGGTTGAAAAATATGACATTACCATTATCCCGTTATCGGTCATGATTGATGGTGTCGTGTATTCAGATAGTGATTTGAAAGAAGAAGGAAAATTCCTTAACATGATGCGAAACAGTAAGGAATTGCCAAAAACAAGTCAGCCGCCAGTAGGCGTTTTTGCAGAAGTTTATGAAAGCTTGATGAAAAATGGTGCTGAGCATATTGTTTCCATTCATATCACACATACACTTTCAGGGACAGTTGAAGCAGCACGTCAAGGGGCTAATTTAGCAGGTGCTGACGTTACCGTTATTGACTCGACTTTTACAGACCAATGTCAAAAATTCCAAGTTGTTCAAGCTGCAAAATTGGCTCAAGAAGGTGGTAGCTTACAAGAAGTTATTGCTAAAGTTGAAGAAGTTCGTCAAAAGTCTGAACTTTATATTGGTGTGTCAACGCTTGAAAATTTGGTAAAAGGTGGACGTATCGGACGTGTGACTGGTCTTATTAGCTCACTTCTTAACATTAAAGTTGTTATGGAAATGGTTGATTGTGAATTAAATCCAATTATTAAAGGACGTGGTCTAAAAACGTTCAATAAGTGGCTAGACAATTTTATTGAATACGCTAAAGGTAAAAAAGTAGCAGAAATCGGTATTTCTTACTGTGGTACGGCTGATATGGCAAATGAATTTAAGGAAAAGTTACAAGTGTTAGGAGCTCCGATTGCTGTTCTTGAAACAGGTTCAATTATCCAAACACATACTGGTGAAAACGCCTTTGCGGTAATGGTACGTTATGAGTAAGAAAAAGAATATTTTAACTGGGTTTGCTTTCTTTTTAGCAAGCCTTCTTCTGTTTATTGTTATTTTTAGTGTGCTGATTCCAAAATCTGATACGGAGCTAACAAAGAAAGATTTTTTGGCGCAAGAAGCGACACCGTTTAATTATGTGGCGATTGGTGATTCGTTGACGGAAGGAGTTGGTGACACTACTAACCAAGGTGGCTTTGTTCCTTTGCTAGCGCAGAGTTTAACGGATACCTATGATTATCAAGTTACCGCTAGTAATTACGGTGTTTCTGGAAATACCAGCAAGCAAATCTTGCAGCGGATGCAAGAAAAGACAGACATTCAAAAATCGCTGGCTAAGGCAGATATGATGACATTAACCGTTGGTGGAAATGATGTCATGGCAGTTATTCGAAAGAATTTAACGAGTTTATCTGGGTCATCTTTTACCAAACCTGCCAAATCTTATCAGAAACGCTTGCGTCAGATCATTGAATTAGCGCGTGCAGAGAATGAAGATTTGCCAATTTATGTTTTGGGTATTTACAATCCGTTTTACCTCAATTTCCCTGATATGACGGAAATGCAAGAAATCGTTGATAATTGGAATGACGCTACTGAAATTGTCACCGAAGAGTATGATAATGTCTATTTTGTGCCTATCAACGATGAGTTATATAAGAGAATTAATGGTGAAGAAGGAATTGTTTCAACTTCTGGTGACCAGACAACCGTGATTAACGATGCACTTTTTAGTGGTGACCATTTTCACCCAAATAATATTGGTTACCAAATCATGTCAGATGTAACAATGGAGAAAATCAGTGAAACTAAAGAAGAATGGAAAGAAGATTAATTGGTGGAAATGGGGATTTCTCCTCATTTTGGCTATAAATATTGCGTTTGTTGGCGTTGTTGCTAGTCGTTTGATTCAAGTGAGGGAACCAGCGGCTGAGAACGTTAGTTCTAAACAAACGGATAGTGTTAAGGTTGGGACTTTTTCAACAAATCGTGAGCAATTAAACGAAACTGTTGCTGCTTATTTGGAAGATTATCAGACAGACCAGATGTCTTATACCGTTTATGCCACATCATCAGCGATTATGTTTGAAGGGACATACACACTTTTAGGCTATAAAGTGCCGCTTTATATTTATTTTCAACCTAGCTGTCTTGATTCTGGGGCAGTTCAGCTAAAAATTACATCATTTTCAGTTGGCACACTTTCCTTGCCTGAATCAGAGGT
This sequence is a window from Streptococcus macedonicus ACA-DC 198. Protein-coding genes within it:
- the argR2 gene encoding Arginine repressor ArgR, putative, producing MKKSERLELIKKIIAENAVETQHDLLKLLEAEGLTLTQATVSRDMNEIGIIKVPSPEGPYIYGLSKDKTKKVGQVSVPIKSTVVAISEETAGLENMINLDVIPGNSRLIKRFLLEDFKDVIFSIIADDDSLLVVAKTAEGAATIRQEVLKWMKDRN
- the ypmS gene encoding Unchacterized protein YpmS — encoded protein: MKLKKNGKKINWWKWGFLLILAINIAFVGVVASRLIQVREPAAENVSSKQTDSVKVGTFSTNREQLNETVAAYLEDYQTDQMSYTVYATSSAIMFEGTYTLLGYKVPLYIYFQPSCLDSGAVQLKITSFSVGTLSLPESEVLKYIKSSYKLPSFVEVLPDESAININIQNLENDADIYLEATTIDLVGDQFNFDIYKKND
- the ypmR gene encoding Lipase/Acylhydrolase with GDSL-like motif, which codes for MSKKKNILTGFAFFLASLLLFIVIFSVLIPKSDTELTKKDFLAQEATPFNYVAIGDSLTEGVGDTTNQGGFVPLLAQSLTDTYDYQVTASNYGVSGNTSKQILQRMQEKTDIQKSLAKADMMTLTVGGNDVMAVIRKNLTSLSGSSFTKPAKSYQKRLRQIIELARAENEDLPIYVLGIYNPFYLNFPDMTEMQEIVDNWNDATEIVTEEYDNVYFVPINDELYKRINGEEGIVSTSGDQTTVINDALFSGDHFHPNNIGYQIMSDVTMEKISETKEEWKED
- the recN gene encoding DNA repair protein RecN produces the protein MLLEISIKNFAIIEEISLTFENGMTVLTGETGAGKSIIIDAMNLMLGARASLDVIRHGANKAEIEGLFSVGENPALTQILEENGIDVTEELIIRRDILQNGRSIGRINGQMVNLSTLRAVGQYLVDIHGQHDQEELMKPNMHIRMLDEFGNEQFADVKKHYQELFESYRQLRKRVVTKQKNEQEHKARIEMLEFQIAEIEAAALKAGEDQVLNQKRDKLLNHKNIADTLTNAYVMLDDEEFSSLSNIRSAMNDLMTLEEFDADYKEMSANVSEAYYILEEVTKHLGDVIDDLDFDAGSLQQIELRLEVIYSITRKYGGSVDDVLEYYDNITKEYNLLTGSDESSDDMEKALKRLEKRLIVAAEKLSQERHSLAKDLEAEIKQELADLYMEKADFQVQFTKGKFNRDGNEAVEFYISTNPGEGFKPLVKVASGGEISRLMLAIKSAFSRKEDKTSIVFDEVDTGVSGRVAQAIAQKIYKIGSNGQVLAISHLPQVIAIADYQFFIEKRSDENTTVSTVRLLTEEERVEEIAKMLAGSDITEMAREQARELLKK
- the fps gene encoding Octaprenyl-diphosphate synthase/Dimethylallyltransferase/Geranyltranstransferase (farnesyldiphosphate synthase)/Geranylgeranyl pyrophosphate synthetase; amino-acid sequence: MDKLNEINQAIRRYYAQSDVVSPDLIEAILYSVEAGGKRIRPLIFLEILESFGIELTEGHFDVAAALEMIHTGSLIHDDLPAMDDDDYRRGRLTNHKKFDEATAILAGDSLFLDPFGLVANAALSADTKVCLIAELSQASGTYGMVGGQMLDMKGEERKLNLSELQLIHANKTGKLLTFPVVAAGIVANLSADDLKSLREAGSLVGLAFQVRDDILDVTATFEEIGKTPKKDLLADKVTYPSLLGLEKSYDILNQSIDQVLAIFQKLSETQAFNAGKITEMIERLRLHA
- the yqxC gene encoding RNA binding methyltransferase FtsJ like, whose amino-acid sequence is MPKERVDVLAYKQGLFETREQAKRGVMAGLVVNVINGERYDKPGEKIDDGTELKLKGEKLKYVSRGGLKLEKALQVFEISVDGQTTIDIGASTGGFTDVMLQNGAKLVYAVDVGTNQLVWKLRQDERVRSMEQYNFRYAELADFTEGQPTFASIDVSFISLNLILPALHNILADNGQVVALIKPQFEAGREQIGKNGIVRDKAVHQKVLENVIDFALNYGFTVKGLDFSPIQGGHGNIEFLVHLEKSTDAQNLVTAMISEIVEKAHKEFKDEKE